The following coding sequences lie in one Saimiri boliviensis isolate mSaiBol1 chromosome 6, mSaiBol1.pri, whole genome shotgun sequence genomic window:
- the POLR2G gene encoding DNA-directed RNA polymerase II subunit RPB7, whose translation MFYHISLEHEILLHPRYFGPNLLNTVKQKLFTEVEGTCTGKYGFVIAVTTIDNIGAGVIQPGRGFVLYPVKYKAIVFRPFKGEVVDAVVTQVNKVGLFTEIGPMSCFISRHSIPSEMEFDPNSNPPCYKTMDEDIVIQQDDEIRLKIVGTRVDKNDIFAIGSLMDDYLGLVS comes from the exons ATGTTCTACCAT ATCTCCCTAGAGCATGAAATCCTGCTGCACCCGCGCTACTTCGGCCCCAACTTGCTCAACACGGTGAAGCAGAAGCTCTTCACCGAGGTGGAGGGGACCTGCACCGGGAA GTATGGCTTTGTAATCGCTGTAACCACCATTGACAATATCGGTGCTGGGGTGATCCAGCCAGGCCGAGGCTTCGTCCTTTATCCAGTTAAGTACAAGGCCATTGTTTTCCGGCCCTTTAAAGGAGAAGTCGTGGATGCTGTTGTCACTCAGGTCAACAAG gttgGACTCTTCACAGAAATTGGGCCTATGTCTTGCTTCATCTCTCGACAT TCCATCCCTTCAGAGATGGAGTTTGATCCTAACTCCAACCCACCATGTTACAAGACAATGGATGAG GATATTGTGATTCAGCAGGACGATGAGATCCGCTTAAAGATTGTGGGGACCCGTGTGGACAAGAATGACATT TTTGCTATTGGCTCCCTGATGGATGATTACTTAG GGCTTGTAAGCTGA